In Oncorhynchus clarkii lewisi isolate Uvic-CL-2024 chromosome 16, UVic_Ocla_1.0, whole genome shotgun sequence, one genomic interval encodes:
- the LOC139367702 gene encoding WD repeat-containing protein on Y chromosome-like isoform X2 — MICLSNLNLLAIASTGRDVDGTKAVFSIGDIEGYVSVFISSDVLQYGLFNSGAFKSGGNCRIPVPALLKNTSKYFLCFKVALHNNWCHQIRFLPELNAVATCCASDQTSMVLTTVPHSQKAKIHNSFFQLRKGILCFDYSPEFNILVTGGFDRIVRIWNPYVNNCATSQMKGHSTAITHIMVNSSDNKIISISKDKNVRVWDLQDCACLQNIHSRNVTMSRFPISSVHYNRDTNTLVLATFLIGVLHGVVDDVDTVHKLQTSHEQPLCTALYNTNFKQVVSGCHNGVVSVWEILTGEKIMQFQTSPEKAVEVTAMTFDGPKRRLITGSKDGSLRLWNFNNGALLATLPILNDNEVTGVIYINQRIYVSGWSKRVMWYLDVKEDMEMEYRIWNQYHAEDIYSMHAHGNKMLVTASYSGDIIVWNIDSGRAFCRFNACESSRPLLPNRVIDRSAFDRFEASESKGSFDESEWTNSSEDRGEATVSQSSQGVSVGPGAPPPHPPSPQEDKDSSCSSTPEMIQGESGAEKENERTHQKKSPKQRHRSGKPEPISAKELEKPRLAVEKALFLGTRERSPDTAILLTSAADGYVYAWSIHHLGGLLGKFRAVHSEGTAISTMSTDLQDQMLLTGDSTGYIMLWDIERYCFCMQGEREGMAPLEKAVHLPSLIPRYCKVTGPRRMKVEKRTEVVDGWSVSLTPPPLLSSWRGHLKGIVSLEYVERFRLIVTASLDCNVRLWTIAGSYIGTFGQAQWRVGDHHAFPWELPVDLRRVGSCQTLKVLNQGTQPHWNCAKRILETLTQQKLRHTAMASTASDLQELVPADPRIAQYSNDQIEETWQHWQEKGKQTSAILGLAYKQKVRHHLPSCPPDLQVSFSSREQLRVYKSMPCTSLLPIIQPPVPELLKEQQQKTQDGADMLGKQKRNNKRGAHVRFSSNKGARRKSIAPKQQTRGGSSIA; from the exons ATGATCTGCTTGAGCAACCTTAACCTCCTGGCCATCGCCTCCACCGGACGAGACGttg ATGGAACCAAAGCAGTGTTTTCGATAGGGGACATTGAGGGTTATGTGTCTGTCTTCATCTCCAGTGATGTGCTCCAGTATGGACTGTTCAACAGCGGGGCCTTTAAGTCTG gggGGAATTGCCGCATCCCTGTCCCAGCTCTGTTGAAGAATACCTCCAAGTATTTCCTGTGTTTCAAAGTG gccctGCACAATAACTGGTGCCACCAGATCCGCTTTCTACCGGAGTTAAACGCTGTCGCCACCTGCTGTGCATCTGACCAAACTTCCATGGTTCTCACCACTGTGCCCCACTCTCAGAAGGCTAAAATACA CAACTCATTCTTTCAGCTGAGGAAGGGAATCCTCTGCTTTGACTACTCTCCCGAGTTTAACATTCTGG TGACTGGAGGCTTTGACCGCATTGTGAGGATATGGAACCCGTACGTGAACAACTGTGCCACCTCTCAGATGAAGGGCCACTCCACAGCCATCACACACATCATGGTCAACAGCAGCGACAACAAGATCATCAGCATCTCCAAGGACAAG AATGTGCGTGTGTGGGACCTGCAGGACTGTGCCTGTCTCCAGAACATCCACTCCAGGAATGTGACCATGAGTCGCTTCCCTATCTCAAGTGTCCACTACAACAGAGACACCAACACCCTAGTGCTGGCCACCTTTCTG ATAGGGGTTCTACATGGAGTGGTGGATGATGTGGATACTGTTCACAAGCTGCAGACATCACATGAGCAGCCCCTGTGTACAGCTCTCTATAACACCAACTTCAAACAG GTAGTGAGTGGCTGTCATAACGGCGTGGTGAGCGTGTGGGAAATCCTGACTGGGGAGAAGATCATGCAATTCCAGACATCTCCGGAGAAGGCGGTGGAGGTGACGGCCATGACGTTTGACGGGCCCAAGCGCCGCCTCATCACGGGGTCCAAGGATGGTAGCCTGCGCCTTTGGAACTTCAACAACGGAGCGCTGCTAGCTACACTCCCCATACTGAACGATAACGAG GTGACTGGGGTCATTTACATCAACCAAAGGATATATGTGTCCGGCTGGAGCAAAAGGGTCATGTGGTACTT GGATGTGAAGGAGGATATGGAGATGGAGTACCGTATCTGGAACCAGTACCATGCCGAGGATATCTACTCCATGCATGCCCACGGCAACAAGATGCTTGTGACCGCCTCCTATAGTGGTGACATCATCGTATGGAACATCGATTCGGGGCGGGCTTTCTGCCGCTTCAACGCCTGCGAGAGTTCGCGACCACTGCTGCCCAATCGG GTGATTGACAGGTCAGCTTTTGACAGATTTGAGGCATCAGAGTCTAAGGGCTCATTTGATGAGAGCGAATGGACAAATTCatcagaggacagaggggaggccACAGTCTCCCAGTCCAGCCAGGGGGTCTCAGTGGGGCCCGGTGcaccccctcctcatcccccttcTCCTCAGGAGGACAAGGACAGCTCTTGCAGCAGCACCCCTGAGATGATCCAG GGGGAGTCAGGCGCTGAGAAAGAAAATGAGAGAACTCATCAGAAGAAGTCACCAAAGCAGCGGCACAGGAGCGGCAAACCTGAGCCGATCAGTGCAAAAGAGTTAGAGAAACCCAGACTGGCTGTGGAGAAG GCTCTTTTCCTGGGAACCAGGGAGCGGAGCCCTGACACAGCCATCCTGCTGACCAGTGCAGCTGACGGCTACGTGTACGCCTGGTCCATCCACCACCTGGGGGGGCTGCTGGGCAAGTTCCGGGCGGTCCACTCCGAGGGCACGGCCATCAGCACCATGTCTACTGATCTGCAAGACCAGATGCTGCTAACTGGGGACAGCACCGGCTACATCATG CTGTGGGACATAGAGAGGTACTGCTTCTGTATGCAAGGGGAGCGGGAGGGGATGGCCCCTCTGGAAAAGGCCGTTCATCTGCCCAGCCTCATCCCCAGGTACTGTAAGGTGACTGGGCCTCGCAGGATGAAGGTGGAGAAGAGAACCGAG GTGGTGGATGGCTGGAGCGTCTCCCTCACCCCTCCGCCCCTCCTCAGCTCCTGGCGGGGTCACCTGAAGGGCATTGTTAGTCTGGAGTATGTGGAACGTTTCCGCCTCATTGTCACCGCCAGCCTGGATTGTAATGTGCGACTGTGGACCATCGCTGGCAGCTACATAG GCACGTTTGGCCAGGCCCAGTGGCGTGTTGGAGACCACCATGCCTTCCCCTGGGAACTGCCAGTGGACCTGAGGAGGGTTGGCTCCTGCCAGACCCTCAAAGTGCTCAACCAGGGAACACAACCACACTGGAA CTGTGCCAAACGTATCCTGGAGACACTGACCCAGCAGAAGCTCCGGCATACAGCCATGGCCAGCACTGCCTCTGACCTGCAGGAGCTGGTGCCAGCCGACCCACGCATCGCCCAGTACAGCAACGACCAGATCGAGGAGACCTGGCAGCACTGGCAAGAGAAGGGCAAACAG ACGAGTGCCATCCTGGGGCTTGCCTACAAGCAGAAAGTGAGGCACCACCTGCCCTCCTGTCCCCCGGACCTCCAGGTGTCCTTTAGCAGCCGAGAGCAG CTACGGGTGTACAAGTCAATGCCCTGCACATCCCTGCTGCCCATCATCCAGCCTCCGGTACCTGAGCTACTGAAGGAGCAGCAGCAGAAGACCCAGGACGGGGCTGACATGCTGGGCAAGCAGAAGAGGAACAACAAGCGTGGTGCTCATGTACGCTTCAGCTCGAACAAAGGGGCGCGCAGGAAGTCTATTGCTCCCAAACAGCAGACCAGGGGAGGCAGCAGCATCGCCTAG
- the LOC139367702 gene encoding WD repeat-containing protein on Y chromosome-like isoform X1 — MFHEADTDGGGGLDMEEFREAIKKIMGDIDDEDVDIIFMKVDTNCDGGVDWDEYLNYMLLEYREKDSLQKQNRPLYFPKPLKIVPVAHCEPIVRLQFYPFQTPQAEKNGGQGRAVPKTRAQLGRYLSVSRDGILNYWSERFKLTRTVNLDQLKRAPPSTSIQQIWVTDMICLSNLNLLAIASTGRDVEFYDISASKCDIVFSLTGLEGYVVVMDYWSDGTKAVFSIGDIEGYVSVFISSDVLQYGLFNSGAFKSGGNCRIPVPALLKNTSKYFLCFKVALHNNWCHQIRFLPELNAVATCCASDQTSMVLTTVPHSQKAKIHNSFFQLRKGILCFDYSPEFNILVTGGFDRIVRIWNPYVNNCATSQMKGHSTAITHIMVNSSDNKIISISKDKNVRVWDLQDCACLQNIHSRNVTMSRFPISSVHYNRDTNTLVLATFLIGVLHGVVDDVDTVHKLQTSHEQPLCTALYNTNFKQVVSGCHNGVVSVWEILTGEKIMQFQTSPEKAVEVTAMTFDGPKRRLITGSKDGSLRLWNFNNGALLATLPILNDNEVTGVIYINQRIYVSGWSKRVMWYLDVKEDMEMEYRIWNQYHAEDIYSMHAHGNKMLVTASYSGDIIVWNIDSGRAFCRFNACESSRPLLPNRVIDRSAFDRFEASESKGSFDESEWTNSSEDRGEATVSQSSQGVSVGPGAPPPHPPSPQEDKDSSCSSTPEMIQGESGAEKENERTHQKKSPKQRHRSGKPEPISAKELEKPRLAVEKALFLGTRERSPDTAILLTSAADGYVYAWSIHHLGGLLGKFRAVHSEGTAISTMSTDLQDQMLLTGDSTGYIMLWDIERYCFCMQGEREGMAPLEKAVHLPSLIPRYCKVTGPRRMKVEKRTEVVDGWSVSLTPPPLLSSWRGHLKGIVSLEYVERFRLIVTASLDCNVRLWTIAGSYIGTFGQAQWRVGDHHAFPWELPVDLRRVGSCQTLKVLNQGTQPHWNCAKRILETLTQQKLRHTAMASTASDLQELVPADPRIAQYSNDQIEETWQHWQEKGKQTSAILGLAYKQKVRHHLPSCPPDLQVSFSSREQLRVYKSMPCTSLLPIIQPPVPELLKEQQQKTQDGADMLGKQKRNNKRGAHVRFSSNKGARRKSIAPKQQTRGGSSIA; from the exons GATTGGATATGGAAGAGTTTCGTGAGGCAATCAAGAAGATCATGGGTGACATTGATGATGAAGATGTGGACATTATCTTCATGAAGGTGGACACCAACTGTGACGGCGGTGTGgactgg GATGAGTATCTAAACTACATGCTGCTGGAGTACAGGGAGAAGGACTCCCTACAGAAGCAGAACCGTCCCCTCTACTTCCCTAAACCTCTAAAGATCGTCCCTGT TGCCCACTGTGAGCCCATCGTTCGGCTGCAGTTCTACCCCTTCCAGACCCCCCAGGCAGAGAAGAACGGGGGGCAGGGCAGGGCCGTGCCCAAAACCCGCGCCCAGCTGGGACGCTACCTGTCTGTCAGCCGAGATGGCATCCTCAACTACTGGAGCGAGAGGTTCAAACTGACACGCACTGTCAac TTGGACCAGCTGAAACGagcccccccctccacctccatccaACAGATCTGGGTAACCGACATGATCTGCTTGAGCAACCTTAACCTCCTGGCCATCGCCTCCACCGGACGAGACGttg agTTTTATGACATCAGCGCCAGCAAGTGTGACATTGTATTCTCTCTGACTGGACTGGAAGGCTACGTGGTTGTCATGGATTACTG GTCAGATGGAACCAAAGCAGTGTTTTCGATAGGGGACATTGAGGGTTATGTGTCTGTCTTCATCTCCAGTGATGTGCTCCAGTATGGACTGTTCAACAGCGGGGCCTTTAAGTCTG gggGGAATTGCCGCATCCCTGTCCCAGCTCTGTTGAAGAATACCTCCAAGTATTTCCTGTGTTTCAAAGTG gccctGCACAATAACTGGTGCCACCAGATCCGCTTTCTACCGGAGTTAAACGCTGTCGCCACCTGCTGTGCATCTGACCAAACTTCCATGGTTCTCACCACTGTGCCCCACTCTCAGAAGGCTAAAATACA CAACTCATTCTTTCAGCTGAGGAAGGGAATCCTCTGCTTTGACTACTCTCCCGAGTTTAACATTCTGG TGACTGGAGGCTTTGACCGCATTGTGAGGATATGGAACCCGTACGTGAACAACTGTGCCACCTCTCAGATGAAGGGCCACTCCACAGCCATCACACACATCATGGTCAACAGCAGCGACAACAAGATCATCAGCATCTCCAAGGACAAG AATGTGCGTGTGTGGGACCTGCAGGACTGTGCCTGTCTCCAGAACATCCACTCCAGGAATGTGACCATGAGTCGCTTCCCTATCTCAAGTGTCCACTACAACAGAGACACCAACACCCTAGTGCTGGCCACCTTTCTG ATAGGGGTTCTACATGGAGTGGTGGATGATGTGGATACTGTTCACAAGCTGCAGACATCACATGAGCAGCCCCTGTGTACAGCTCTCTATAACACCAACTTCAAACAG GTAGTGAGTGGCTGTCATAACGGCGTGGTGAGCGTGTGGGAAATCCTGACTGGGGAGAAGATCATGCAATTCCAGACATCTCCGGAGAAGGCGGTGGAGGTGACGGCCATGACGTTTGACGGGCCCAAGCGCCGCCTCATCACGGGGTCCAAGGATGGTAGCCTGCGCCTTTGGAACTTCAACAACGGAGCGCTGCTAGCTACACTCCCCATACTGAACGATAACGAG GTGACTGGGGTCATTTACATCAACCAAAGGATATATGTGTCCGGCTGGAGCAAAAGGGTCATGTGGTACTT GGATGTGAAGGAGGATATGGAGATGGAGTACCGTATCTGGAACCAGTACCATGCCGAGGATATCTACTCCATGCATGCCCACGGCAACAAGATGCTTGTGACCGCCTCCTATAGTGGTGACATCATCGTATGGAACATCGATTCGGGGCGGGCTTTCTGCCGCTTCAACGCCTGCGAGAGTTCGCGACCACTGCTGCCCAATCGG GTGATTGACAGGTCAGCTTTTGACAGATTTGAGGCATCAGAGTCTAAGGGCTCATTTGATGAGAGCGAATGGACAAATTCatcagaggacagaggggaggccACAGTCTCCCAGTCCAGCCAGGGGGTCTCAGTGGGGCCCGGTGcaccccctcctcatcccccttcTCCTCAGGAGGACAAGGACAGCTCTTGCAGCAGCACCCCTGAGATGATCCAG GGGGAGTCAGGCGCTGAGAAAGAAAATGAGAGAACTCATCAGAAGAAGTCACCAAAGCAGCGGCACAGGAGCGGCAAACCTGAGCCGATCAGTGCAAAAGAGTTAGAGAAACCCAGACTGGCTGTGGAGAAG GCTCTTTTCCTGGGAACCAGGGAGCGGAGCCCTGACACAGCCATCCTGCTGACCAGTGCAGCTGACGGCTACGTGTACGCCTGGTCCATCCACCACCTGGGGGGGCTGCTGGGCAAGTTCCGGGCGGTCCACTCCGAGGGCACGGCCATCAGCACCATGTCTACTGATCTGCAAGACCAGATGCTGCTAACTGGGGACAGCACCGGCTACATCATG CTGTGGGACATAGAGAGGTACTGCTTCTGTATGCAAGGGGAGCGGGAGGGGATGGCCCCTCTGGAAAAGGCCGTTCATCTGCCCAGCCTCATCCCCAGGTACTGTAAGGTGACTGGGCCTCGCAGGATGAAGGTGGAGAAGAGAACCGAG GTGGTGGATGGCTGGAGCGTCTCCCTCACCCCTCCGCCCCTCCTCAGCTCCTGGCGGGGTCACCTGAAGGGCATTGTTAGTCTGGAGTATGTGGAACGTTTCCGCCTCATTGTCACCGCCAGCCTGGATTGTAATGTGCGACTGTGGACCATCGCTGGCAGCTACATAG GCACGTTTGGCCAGGCCCAGTGGCGTGTTGGAGACCACCATGCCTTCCCCTGGGAACTGCCAGTGGACCTGAGGAGGGTTGGCTCCTGCCAGACCCTCAAAGTGCTCAACCAGGGAACACAACCACACTGGAA CTGTGCCAAACGTATCCTGGAGACACTGACCCAGCAGAAGCTCCGGCATACAGCCATGGCCAGCACTGCCTCTGACCTGCAGGAGCTGGTGCCAGCCGACCCACGCATCGCCCAGTACAGCAACGACCAGATCGAGGAGACCTGGCAGCACTGGCAAGAGAAGGGCAAACAG ACGAGTGCCATCCTGGGGCTTGCCTACAAGCAGAAAGTGAGGCACCACCTGCCCTCCTGTCCCCCGGACCTCCAGGTGTCCTTTAGCAGCCGAGAGCAG CTACGGGTGTACAAGTCAATGCCCTGCACATCCCTGCTGCCCATCATCCAGCCTCCGGTACCTGAGCTACTGAAGGAGCAGCAGCAGAAGACCCAGGACGGGGCTGACATGCTGGGCAAGCAGAAGAGGAACAACAAGCGTGGTGCTCATGTACGCTTCAGCTCGAACAAAGGGGCGCGCAGGAAGTCTATTGCTCCCAAACAGCAGACCAGGGGAGGCAGCAGCATCGCCTAG